One stretch of Ictalurus punctatus breed USDA103 chromosome 5, Coco_2.0, whole genome shotgun sequence DNA includes these proteins:
- the foxb2 gene encoding forkhead box protein B2, with amino-acid sequence MPRPGKNSYSDQKPPYSYISLTAMAIQNSSEKMLPLSDIYKFIMDRFPYYRENTQRWQNSLRHNLSFNDCFIKIPRRPDQPGKGSFWALHPDCGDMFENGSFLRRRKRFKVLRMEHPACKSAPILHPYHPHGQHHHPHHAHQHANKLSMGHPDYLGTVGRLSHFQSYALGGGQSGGFKHPFAIESLIGRDYKGVMAGGLPIASVMHHLGYSVPSVVNSVWPHVGVLSESTPVSSEYPPFGVAVKGLYHHTGSPNMPAVPVPIKPTPTLGAVPSLTGLAPGAAQLCTRMDREATDLMEDKTGALHPSLLQS; translated from the coding sequence ATGCCTCGGCCAGGCAAGAACTCCTACAGTGACCAGAAACCTCCTTACTCCTACATCTCTCTGACTGCCATGGCCATCCAGAACTCCTCAGAGAAGATGCTCCCTCTAAGCGACATCTACAAATTCATCATGGACCGCTTCCCGTACTACCGCGAGAACACGCAGCGCTGGCAGAACTCACTCCGTCACAACCTGTCCTTCAACGACTGCTTCATCAAGATCCCACGGCGCCCTGACCAGCCTGGCAAGGGCAGTTTCTGGGCACTGCACCCGGACTGTGGGGACATGTTCGAGAACGGCAGTTTCCTGCGTCGTCGCAAGCGCTTCAAGGTGCTCCGTATGGAGCACCCCGCCTGTAAGAGTGCCCCCATCCTTCACCCGTACCACCCTCACGGCCAGCATCATCACCCACATCATGCGCACCAGCACGCAAACAAGCTTAGTATGGGGCACCCTGACTACCTGGGCACAGTAGGGCGCCTGTCCCACTTCCAGAGCTATGCATTGGGAGGTGGGCAGAGCGGAGGCTTTAAACACCCATTTGCAATTGAGAGCCTGATCGGACGAGACTACAAGGGTGTAATGGCGGGTGGGCTGCCCATCGCCTCTGTCATGCATCACCTGGGCTACTCAGTACCCAGCGTGGTCAACTCCGTCTGGCCACATGTCGGTGTGCTCTCTGAATCGACCCCTGTCTCATCTGAGTACCCGCCATTTGGGGTAGCAGTCAAGGGACTGTACCACCACACGGGAAGCCCTAACATGCCTGCTGTGCCTGTTCCCATTAAGCCCACACCGACACTAGGTGCTGTGCCATCTCTGACAGGCCTGGCACCAGGGGCAGCTCAGCTCTGCACCCGGATGGACAGAGAAGCGACAGATCTGATGGAGGACAAAACCGGAGCTCTTCATCCCTCTCTGCTGCAGTCCTGA